In uncultured Bacteroides sp., the following proteins share a genomic window:
- a CDS encoding ATP-binding protein, protein MELILKNMLVQFLFENFKCFKDETKLSLVASHLIKENQDNVIKTDKHNLLKSVVIYGPNASGKTKLLNAFQFMRLMVERSTNNAVDRGFSIDTFRLNTESKESPSFFEAVFILNETQYRYGFELTKKNILAEWLYMKVDQEKELFYREGKVIDYDPSELKRIKSLVEEDMIREDSLLLTVLAQFNDQLSQKIVKWFHHVNMLSADGDTVQSYTLDKLTTPMKQKIVRLMKDADFSINDFVRHPINKNEIQTLHTVYDENKLRVDETPFMLEEESNGTIHFLSLTAPILDTLERGKILMIDELDSGLHHDLIVALLKLFHSSETNPHNAQLIFNTQNTNLLSGDLFRKDQIYFVSKNRYGEASLTSAADFMLRPGTNIQKKYLEGRFGAVPYLKNMPEAFTTKIKEENDENGD, encoded by the coding sequence GTGGAACTAATACTCAAGAATATGTTAGTTCAATTCCTTTTCGAAAACTTCAAATGTTTTAAAGACGAGACCAAATTAAGTTTAGTGGCGTCTCATCTGATAAAAGAAAATCAGGATAATGTTATCAAAACAGATAAACATAATCTGCTTAAATCGGTCGTAATATATGGTCCTAATGCCAGTGGCAAAACGAAACTGCTGAATGCTTTTCAGTTTATGCGATTAATGGTTGAACGATCTACCAATAACGCTGTCGACAGAGGATTTAGCATTGACACTTTCCGGCTAAATACCGAATCAAAAGAAAGTCCCAGCTTCTTTGAAGCAGTATTCATACTCAATGAAACACAGTACAGGTATGGATTTGAACTTACCAAAAAAAATATTCTTGCCGAATGGCTTTACATGAAAGTGGATCAGGAAAAAGAGCTTTTTTACCGCGAAGGAAAAGTTATTGATTACGATCCCTCAGAGCTAAAACGCATAAAGAGTCTGGTAGAAGAAGATATGATTCGTGAAGATAGTTTGTTGCTTACCGTATTGGCACAGTTCAACGATCAGCTATCGCAGAAAATCGTAAAATGGTTCCACCACGTAAATATGTTATCAGCCGATGGCGACACTGTTCAAAGTTACACGTTGGATAAGCTAACTACTCCAATGAAGCAAAAGATAGTTCGCCTCATGAAAGATGCCGATTTCAGTATCAATGATTTCGTGCGTCATCCAATTAATAAGAACGAAATTCAGACTCTGCATACCGTTTACGATGAAAATAAACTGCGTGTAGATGAAACGCCATTCATGCTTGAAGAAGAATCTAACGGCACCATTCATTTTTTATCCCTGACAGCTCCCATTCTCGACACCCTGGAACGAGGGAAAATACTGATGATTGACGAACTAGACTCCGGGCTGCATCACGATCTTATCGTTGCGTTGCTCAAACTGTTCCATTCATCGGAGACTAATCCTCACAATGCACAGTTGATATTCAATACGCAAAACACAAACCTGTTATCGGGCGACCTATTCAGAAAAGATCAAATCTACTTCGTTTCCAAGAACAGATACGGAGAAGCAAGTCTCACATCAGCTGCCGACTTTATGTTAAGACCCGGAACCAATATTCAAAAGAAATATCTGGAGGGTAGATTTGGGGCTGTGCCTTATCTGAAAAACATGCCGGAAGCATTCACGACTAAAATAAAGGAAGAGAACGATGAGAATGGAGATTAA
- a CDS encoding RloB family protein — protein sequence MRMEIKNGVKHITLDDTQEHIPQNRQRRRGETPDLTRKAPTRSTLKRFLIVCEGKNTETSYFNQFRLPNVAIETVGLGYNTVSLVNKAIELYSMKSDEEKPDEVWCVFDKDDFTNQMFSKAIQLATEHKFFCAYSNQAFEYWLILHFVNHHGGPLHRNEYNEVINGHIRRFGGKYAGKGSKIVNEHFFEILQAKDPATKKSRQELAIERAKRIYNEKSTIPPGKAESVTTVFMLVEEIISN from the coding sequence ATGAGAATGGAGATTAAAAATGGAGTGAAACATATTACACTCGATGATACTCAGGAACACATTCCACAAAACAGACAGAGAAGAAGAGGTGAAACTCCTGATTTAACAAGGAAAGCGCCCACACGATCTACATTAAAAAGATTCCTGATTGTCTGCGAAGGGAAAAACACGGAGACTTCCTACTTCAATCAGTTCAGGCTACCCAATGTGGCAATAGAAACTGTGGGACTTGGTTATAACACCGTGTCTCTTGTTAATAAAGCCATTGAGCTGTATTCTATGAAATCTGACGAAGAGAAGCCGGATGAAGTGTGGTGTGTGTTTGATAAGGATGATTTTACAAATCAAATGTTCAGCAAAGCCATACAATTGGCAACAGAGCATAAGTTCTTTTGCGCCTACTCCAATCAGGCCTTTGAGTATTGGCTGATTCTTCATTTCGTAAATCATCACGGTGGTCCTCTACATCGGAATGAATACAATGAAGTAATTAACGGACATATAAGAAGATTTGGTGGGAAATATGCCGGTAAAGGATCTAAAATCGTGAATGAGCATTTCTTTGAAATATTACAGGCAAAAGATCCTGCCACCAAAAAGAGCAGACAAGAACTGGCTATAGAAAGGGCTAAAAGGATTTATAATGAAAAATCAACTATTCCTCCGGGTAAAGCAGAGTCTGTAACAACTGTTTTTATGTTAGTAGAAGAAATAATATCTAATTAA